The Endozoicomonas montiporae CL-33 genome contains a region encoding:
- a CDS encoding Fic/DOC family N-terminal domain-containing protein: MSLFQPSELPLANEEELESRPVLKKLAAAHRHLAELIGVVRSIPNETILISTLTLQEAKDSSEVENIVTTHDELFKSDLAGTIYNPAAKEVKSYAVALSHGFEQVRPTGLLRLQDILDIQQTLEENRAGLRKLPGTELKNMITGEVVYTPMALT, translated from the coding sequence GTGAGCCTGTTTCAACCATCCGAACTGCCTTTGGCCAACGAAGAAGAACTGGAGAGTCGCCCGGTATTAAAGAAGCTTGCCGCTGCTCATCGCCATTTGGCTGAGCTGATAGGGGTGGTTCGCTCTATTCCTAATGAAACCATCCTGATCAGCACTCTGACACTTCAGGAAGCGAAAGACAGTTCCGAGGTGGAAAACATTGTTACCACTCATGACGAGTTATTTAAATCAGACCTTGCCGGAACAATTTATAATCCGGCTGCCAAAGAAGTAAAAAGCTACGCAGTGGCTCTGAGTCATGGTTTTGAACAGGTCAGACCAACCGGGCTGCTGCGCTTGCAGGATATTCTCGATATTCAGCAAACACTGGAAGAGAACCGTGCCGGTCTTCGCAAGCTGCCGGGAACTGAGCTAAAGAATATGATAACGGGTGAAGTGGTTTATACCCCAATGGCACTGACTTAA
- a CDS encoding DUF6933 domain-containing protein, which translates to MIIHCSAKLSAKLPAKPPKKSEVPAIGKLQHWHAHFLTYQRRQCVLFCEDETRFMLLAKGLKKHHFDYLKDTFETVLFHALSGCFGLSPDQVRKVIKACGDLQADTSTDRSVQGSMRVAAEDLKFYFARESIIDVPHADIQQWLNRRPLTVKGRKDTLWPDKAMKKLVDGLV; encoded by the coding sequence ATGATTATCCACTGCTCCGCCAAGCTTTCTGCAAAACTCCCGGCAAAACCACCCAAAAAATCCGAAGTGCCAGCCATCGGCAAACTGCAACACTGGCACGCGCATTTTTTAACGTACCAGCGTCGTCAGTGTGTGCTGTTCTGTGAAGATGAAACCCGCTTTATGTTGCTGGCAAAAGGATTAAAAAAGCATCATTTTGACTACCTTAAAGATACTTTCGAGACGGTACTGTTTCATGCTTTGTCGGGTTGTTTTGGCTTAAGCCCTGATCAGGTTCGCAAAGTGATAAAAGCCTGTGGTGATCTTCAGGCGGACACCAGCACCGACCGTTCTGTTCAGGGTTCCATGCGGGTAGCGGCAGAAGACCTAAAATTCTACTTTGCCCGCGAGAGCATCATTGACGTTCCCCACGCAGACATTCAGCAATGGCTTAATCGTCGCCCGCTGACCGTTAAAGGCCGTAAAGACACTCTTTGGCCTGATAAGGCAATGAAGAAGCTGGTGGACGGGCTGGTTTAG
- a CDS encoding c-type cytochrome, with protein MTGVTHMRMLAILLGGLFSVMALAKPVPLDDVSRQEIAERIAPVGSVCKEGEDCAANVGAVAAAPSEPRSGETVFNKFCTACHTSGLLGAPKKGDTAEWTKRASAIGGYSKLLQQAYAGIGSMPPKGTCMNCSEEEFGNAMLYMGAVK; from the coding sequence GTGACTGGGGTTACACACATGCGAATGCTGGCGATCTTGTTAGGGGGGCTTTTCTCGGTGATGGCGCTGGCCAAACCGGTGCCGCTGGACGATGTTTCCCGTCAGGAAATTGCTGAACGGATAGCGCCTGTCGGTTCTGTCTGTAAAGAAGGGGAAGACTGTGCTGCCAATGTGGGTGCTGTTGCTGCGGCTCCCAGCGAGCCTCGCAGTGGTGAGACTGTTTTCAACAAGTTCTGTACCGCCTGCCACACTTCCGGACTTCTGGGTGCACCAAAGAAAGGCGACACCGCAGAGTGGACAAAACGCGCCTCTGCCATTGGTGGTTACAGCAAGCTGCTTCAGCAGGCTTATGCAGGCATTGGCAGCATGCCGCCTAAGGGAACCTGCATGAACTGCTCTGAAGAAGAGTTTGGTAATGCCATGCTGTACATGGGAGCAGTCAAATAG
- a CDS encoding universal stress protein, giving the protein MDYCRMYFSSADGGQNFVWLQYFAELLIVRVLPMHAFKTILLAVTRLHSSELELSQTFRLVSDNNARLIIAVFDQSLDVLQRLQFLPLEGKLEALCRKQLEEYTEELRAKAWEEGVQAETCIVPGKPRQVIGGLINEYGVDLVVKLADPCGPLARNQLTGNDLALLRKCPVPVLMMASRGQLPGFTGNIMVALDVGDPNHDAAELNRNLLLNGLYLSSQEQAQLHIVSVWGLPVEHHALQHFDEEELYELQETTHRRYQKKLDEALDEVTIDKNCPDIHCYLLKGQPAPEIQRLANEVNVDVIVMGTLGHHAQGVLMGNTAENIINNVYCSILAIKPEGFISPLG; this is encoded by the coding sequence ATGGATTATTGTCGTATGTACTTCTCATCGGCAGACGGCGGGCAGAATTTTGTATGGCTGCAATACTTTGCAGAGTTGTTGATTGTGAGAGTGCTTCCAATGCATGCGTTTAAAACCATCCTGCTGGCCGTAACCCGCCTGCATTCCAGTGAGCTGGAGTTAAGTCAGACCTTCAGACTGGTTTCGGACAATAATGCCCGATTGATTATTGCAGTGTTCGATCAGAGTCTGGATGTGTTGCAACGACTGCAGTTCCTGCCTCTGGAAGGAAAGCTTGAAGCATTGTGTAGAAAACAGCTGGAAGAATACACTGAAGAACTGAGGGCGAAAGCATGGGAAGAAGGTGTGCAGGCTGAAACCTGTATTGTTCCGGGAAAGCCCAGACAGGTGATCGGTGGACTGATCAATGAATACGGCGTCGATCTGGTGGTTAAACTGGCCGACCCCTGTGGCCCTCTGGCTCGCAACCAGCTCACCGGAAACGATCTGGCTCTGTTGAGAAAGTGCCCGGTGCCCGTTTTGATGATGGCCAGTCGAGGGCAGCTGCCCGGGTTTACCGGTAACATTATGGTGGCCCTGGATGTCGGTGATCCAAATCATGATGCGGCAGAACTCAATCGCAACCTGCTGTTGAATGGATTGTACTTGAGTAGTCAGGAACAGGCTCAGCTACATATTGTCAGTGTCTGGGGGCTTCCTGTTGAACATCATGCTCTACAACATTTTGATGAAGAAGAACTGTATGAGTTGCAGGAAACGACGCATCGGAGGTATCAGAAAAAGCTGGATGAAGCTTTGGATGAGGTGACTATCGATAAGAATTGTCCGGATATCCACTGTTATTTGCTTAAGGGACAGCCCGCCCCGGAAATTCAGAGGCTGGCTAATGAAGTGAATGTGGATGTCATTGTGATGGGAACGCTTGGACATCACGCCCAGGGTGTTCTGATGGGCAATACCGCAGAAAATATTATTAATAATGTTTATTGTTCTATTTTGGCGATCAAGCCAGAAGGGTTTATCAGTCCGCTTGGATAG
- a CDS encoding EAL domain-containing protein produces MTLNLAELSVMVVEDHEFQRVVAEQALKGLGIKNLRLANNGSDALKQLENSPVIDIVICDLDMPEMDGIQFIRHLADEGYARAVIVASALAPSLIRTVEDMAQEHGLRVLGALPKPLSRDRVRELLKLYSVRTRPSNTVSHLHFTEEDLQKALDDDQFILHYQPKVLVRSGRLVSMEALCRWPHPEIGMVSPAHFIPLMESTGLIHQLTGRLVSQTLKQLRSDLDHGRAISIGVNLSPVVLTDTALPDDIYKKTRALNINPELLTLEITESTLIENAAKALETLARLKMKGFSLSIDDFGTGYSSMQQLNRIPFSELKIDQSFVQSANTDKTRKAIIEANINLAHTLEMETVAEGVETLEEWHLLDQLHCDMAQGFLIGKPMPAEELPEWEKQWTDKLPLPLPPDKPPAK; encoded by the coding sequence ATGACGTTAAATCTGGCTGAGCTGAGTGTAATGGTGGTAGAAGATCACGAATTTCAACGCGTGGTTGCGGAACAGGCATTAAAGGGTCTGGGGATCAAAAACCTCAGGCTCGCCAACAATGGTAGTGATGCCCTGAAACAACTGGAAAACTCCCCCGTCATTGATATTGTTATCTGTGATCTGGATATGCCGGAAATGGATGGCATACAATTCATTCGCCATCTGGCAGACGAGGGTTATGCCAGAGCCGTGATTGTCGCGAGTGCCCTGGCGCCTTCCCTGATCAGAACCGTTGAAGATATGGCACAGGAACATGGGCTGCGGGTACTCGGAGCATTGCCAAAACCCTTATCCCGGGATCGTGTCCGGGAATTATTGAAGCTTTACTCCGTTCGCACTCGGCCTTCCAATACCGTCAGCCACCTGCATTTCACCGAGGAAGATTTACAGAAAGCCCTTGATGACGATCAGTTTATTCTCCACTACCAGCCAAAGGTTCTGGTTCGCAGCGGTCGTCTGGTTTCTATGGAAGCTCTTTGCCGCTGGCCTCATCCGGAAATCGGCATGGTCAGCCCTGCACACTTTATTCCACTGATGGAAAGCACCGGATTAATTCACCAGCTGACCGGACGCCTTGTGAGTCAGACCCTGAAGCAGCTGCGTTCAGACCTTGATCATGGCAGAGCTATCTCTATTGGCGTTAACCTCTCGCCTGTAGTTTTAACCGATACAGCGCTACCCGACGATATTTACAAGAAAACCCGGGCACTGAATATCAACCCCGAACTGTTGACTCTGGAAATCACCGAAAGCACCCTGATCGAAAATGCTGCCAAAGCTCTCGAAACTCTGGCCCGCCTCAAGATGAAGGGATTTTCCCTGTCTATTGATGATTTTGGTACGGGCTATTCCAGTATGCAGCAGCTCAACCGGATTCCGTTCTCTGAACTGAAAATTGATCAATCATTTGTGCAAAGTGCCAACACTGATAAAACCCGCAAAGCCATTATCGAAGCCAATATTAATCTGGCGCACACACTGGAAATGGAGACCGTTGCAGAGGGTGTTGAAACTCTGGAGGAATGGCACCTTTTGGATCAGTTACACTGCGATATGGCGCAGGGTTTTCTGATCGGCAAACCCATGCCTGCAGAGGAGCTGCCCGAATGGGAAAAACAGTGGACGGATAAATTACCACTGCCATTGCCTCCTGATAAGCCTCCTGCCAAATAA
- a CDS encoding DUF2878 domain-containing protein: MSARITHGVLMFKKSYTTNVFLFLTGWIICLSTSLSEFSSAITLATTITILLIHIKFIGNWDKEKEILLISLLLGSAIDSFAGNLGILEFSTTNRLLPLWMACIWALAGTTIRHSLLLCLKRRWLTPLTGFLFSLIHYFLLNRISDVALSSPAWLSLLVMAIIWSIITPVLLAFSSVWQERYKRNKL; this comes from the coding sequence ATGTCAGCCCGTATCACTCACGGTGTTTTAATGTTCAAAAAATCCTATACGACGAATGTATTTTTATTCCTGACAGGCTGGATCATCTGTTTATCCACCAGCCTCTCGGAATTCAGTAGCGCAATCACACTGGCAACCACCATCACGATCCTGCTGATCCATATTAAATTTATTGGCAACTGGGACAAAGAAAAAGAAATACTGCTCATTTCACTACTGTTGGGTTCCGCTATCGACAGCTTTGCAGGCAATCTGGGCATTCTTGAGTTTTCTACCACCAACCGACTCTTGCCATTATGGATGGCATGCATCTGGGCACTGGCAGGAACCACCATACGACACAGTTTGCTTTTATGCCTGAAGCGCCGTTGGCTGACACCTCTGACAGGCTTTCTGTTCAGCCTGATTCATTACTTCCTGCTCAACCGGATAAGCGACGTTGCCCTGTCTTCGCCTGCATGGCTATCGCTTCTGGTCATGGCGATTATCTGGTCAATCATCACTCCTGTGCTGTTAGCATTCTCGTCAGTGTGGCAGGAACGCTACAAAAGAAACAAACTGTAG
- the selD gene encoding selenide, water dikinase SelD, producing MTKDTVKLTEYSHGAGCGCKISPEVLDCILKTNLSLPSFHGLLVGHSSKDDAAVFDTGNGEGIISTTDFFMPIVDDPFDFGRIAATNAISDVYAMGGKPLMAIAILGWPVNLLPAEIAGTVIDGGRQACADAGIPLAGGHSIDAPEPIFGLAVTGQVPVKQLKRNNQARPGSRLFLTKPLGIGILTTAQKKKCLLPEHTHIARDAMCTLNNVGAELSKLPGISAMTDVTGFGLLGHLLEICESSHVKATIETRSLPLLHHVDQYLEQGCIPGGTHRNFSSYGHMTSPLTDRQKHILCDPQTSGGLLIAVDENSEEAFHEIVKSFDLNLTEIGRLETYDAGHWVTVV from the coding sequence ATGACAAAAGACACTGTCAAACTGACCGAGTACAGTCATGGCGCAGGCTGTGGCTGCAAAATTTCCCCGGAAGTGCTGGACTGCATTCTCAAAACCAACCTGTCCCTGCCCAGCTTTCACGGTCTGTTGGTGGGGCATTCCAGCAAAGACGATGCGGCGGTATTCGATACGGGTAACGGCGAAGGCATTATCAGCACGACGGATTTCTTCATGCCTATTGTTGATGATCCGTTTGATTTCGGGCGTATTGCTGCCACCAATGCAATCAGTGACGTCTATGCCATGGGCGGAAAGCCTCTGATGGCTATCGCTATTCTCGGGTGGCCGGTAAATCTTCTACCTGCCGAGATCGCGGGTACGGTTATCGATGGCGGGCGTCAGGCATGTGCGGATGCGGGTATTCCTCTGGCAGGAGGCCACAGCATTGATGCTCCGGAGCCGATTTTCGGGCTGGCAGTGACCGGGCAGGTTCCGGTAAAACAACTCAAGCGCAACAATCAGGCACGACCCGGAAGCCGTTTGTTTCTGACCAAACCTTTGGGCATTGGCATTCTGACCACGGCACAGAAAAAAAAGTGCCTGTTACCTGAACACACCCATATTGCACGGGATGCCATGTGTACCTTGAACAACGTAGGTGCAGAGCTGTCGAAGCTCCCGGGCATTAGCGCCATGACCGATGTCACAGGTTTTGGTTTACTGGGTCACCTGCTTGAAATCTGCGAAAGCAGCCATGTAAAGGCCACCATTGAAACCCGGAGCCTGCCTTTACTGCATCATGTTGATCAGTATCTGGAGCAGGGTTGCATTCCCGGAGGCACACACAGGAATTTCTCAAGCTATGGCCATATGACCAGTCCATTAACAGACAGACAAAAGCATATTCTCTGTGATCCTCAAACCAGCGGCGGGTTACTGATAGCGGTTGATGAAAACTCAGAAGAGGCGTTCCACGAGATCGTCAAAAGCTTTGATCTGAATTTAACTGAAATAGGCAGGCTTGAAACTTACGACGCAGGGCACTGGGTAACCGTCGTGTGA
- a CDS encoding secondary thiamine-phosphate synthase enzyme YjbQ, whose product MDWYQTQLKLVPRERGFHLITHEIEQQLPELERYRVGLCHLLLQHTSASLTLNENADPDVRADMESFCCHEIPESADYYRHTLEGPDDMPAHIKSSLFGVSLSIPVSNGRFALGTWQGIWLGEHRTHYADEGRQRIVIATLQGQLYK is encoded by the coding sequence ATGGATTGGTATCAGACACAGCTTAAACTCGTTCCCAGGGAGCGGGGTTTTCACCTGATAACCCACGAGATAGAGCAACAGTTACCAGAACTGGAGCGCTACAGGGTTGGGCTCTGTCACTTGCTTTTGCAACATACGTCAGCGTCTTTGACGCTGAATGAAAATGCTGACCCTGATGTTCGTGCTGACATGGAATCATTTTGTTGTCACGAAATTCCCGAGAGTGCCGACTACTACCGTCATACTCTGGAAGGGCCGGATGATATGCCGGCTCATATTAAGTCGAGCCTGTTTGGGGTAAGTCTCAGTATTCCCGTCAGTAATGGCAGGTTTGCTCTGGGTACCTGGCAGGGGATCTGGCTGGGTGAGCACCGTACTCACTATGCGGATGAAGGACGACAAAGAATTGTCATTGCAACTTTACAAGGTCAGCTATATAAGTAA
- the glpK gene encoding glycerol kinase GlpK: protein MTTEKKYVVSLDQGTTSSRAIIFNHDGDIVGSSQREFTQYYPQPGWVEHDPMEIWATQSSVLTEVLAKTGIPSDEVAALGITNQRETTVVWDKNTGRPVYNAIVWQCRRTTDICEQLKKEGLESHIRETTGLVLDAYFSGTKIKWILDNVEGARESAEKGDLLFGTIDTWLTWKLTNGRAHVTDYSNASRTMLFDINKLDWDETILKALDIPRSMLPEVKSSSEVYGQTNIGGKGGTRIPVAGMAGDQQAALFGQMCHEKGMAKNTYGTGCFLLMNTGEEPVKSENGLLTTIAFGIDGKVQYALEGSVFMGGASVQWLRDELGLVRDAADTEYFASKVKDTNGVYVVPAFVGLGAPYWDPYARGSIFGLTRGSNRNHIVRATLEAIAYQSRDLLEAMQQDSGIEMKQLRVDGGAVANNFLMQFQSDILKTEVVRPTVTESTAAGSAYLAGLAVGFWKSTDELKGKVSVDRTYVPAMEEEQRADLYKGWKKAVERSLKWEDQE, encoded by the coding sequence ATGACTACTGAAAAAAAATACGTTGTTTCTCTCGACCAGGGTACTACGAGCTCCCGCGCTATTATCTTTAACCACGACGGCGACATCGTAGGTTCTTCCCAGCGCGAGTTTACCCAATACTACCCCCAGCCAGGCTGGGTTGAGCACGACCCGATGGAAATCTGGGCGACTCAAAGCTCTGTTCTGACAGAGGTTCTGGCAAAGACCGGTATTCCTTCTGATGAAGTGGCGGCACTGGGTATTACTAACCAGCGTGAAACCACTGTCGTTTGGGACAAGAATACAGGCCGCCCTGTTTACAATGCGATTGTATGGCAATGTCGTCGTACGACAGATATCTGTGAACAGCTGAAGAAAGAAGGTCTGGAAAGCCATATCCGTGAAACCACCGGTCTGGTTCTGGACGCTTATTTCTCCGGTACCAAGATCAAGTGGATTCTGGACAACGTGGAAGGTGCCCGCGAAAGTGCTGAAAAAGGCGATCTGCTGTTCGGTACCATTGACACTTGGCTGACCTGGAAGCTGACCAATGGTCGTGCCCACGTTACCGATTACTCTAACGCTTCCCGTACCATGCTGTTCGATATTAACAAGCTGGACTGGGATGAAACCATCCTGAAGGCGCTGGATATTCCTCGCAGCATGCTGCCTGAAGTGAAGTCCAGTTCTGAAGTGTATGGACAGACCAACATTGGTGGTAAAGGCGGTACCCGTATCCCGGTGGCCGGCATGGCGGGTGACCAGCAGGCGGCTCTGTTTGGTCAGATGTGCCACGAGAAAGGTATGGCCAAGAACACATACGGTACTGGCTGCTTCTTGCTGATGAACACAGGTGAAGAACCGGTTAAGTCTGAAAATGGCCTGCTGACTACCATCGCATTTGGTATCGACGGCAAGGTTCAGTACGCGCTGGAAGGTTCTGTATTCATGGGCGGTGCTTCTGTTCAGTGGTTGCGTGACGAACTGGGGCTGGTGCGCGATGCAGCAGACACCGAATACTTCGCCAGCAAGGTAAAAGACACTAACGGTGTTTATGTGGTACCTGCTTTCGTTGGTCTGGGTGCGCCTTACTGGGATCCGTATGCCCGTGGTTCCATCTTTGGTCTGACCCGTGGCTCTAACCGCAACCATATTGTTCGTGCGACACTGGAAGCCATTGCTTACCAGTCACGCGACCTGCTGGAAGCTATGCAACAGGATTCCGGTATTGAAATGAAGCAGCTGCGTGTTGACGGTGGTGCGGTTGCCAACAACTTCCTGATGCAGTTCCAGTCTGACATTCTGAAGACTGAAGTCGTACGCCCAACGGTAACAGAGTCAACGGCTGCCGGTTCTGCCTACCTTGCAGGTCTGGCTGTTGGTTTCTGGAAGAGCACTGACGAGCTGAAAGGCAAGGTATCTGTCGATCGTACTTATGTACCAGCGATGGAAGAAGAGCAGCGTGCTGACCTGTACAAAGGCTGGAAGAAAGCGGTTGAGCGCAGCCTGAAGTGGGAAGATCAGGAGTAA
- a CDS encoding MIP/aquaporin family protein, whose amino-acid sequence MRKSLLGECLAEFIGAGLLIFFGAGVVAALVLAGVDFGQWEISIVWGLGVAIAIYVTGGVSGAHLNPAVTLALATFKGFEKHKVLPFIAAQVLGAFCSAALVYFLYSSLFADFELANGIIRGSEESLATAGIFSTYAHASLSNAQAFAVEFMITAVLMAGILAIGDDNNGVSNGALSALLIGILIAVIGASFGPLTGFAMNPARDFGPKLFTFMAGWGEVALTGARSNPYFWVPIVAPITGAMAGAWAYINLLGKQVEPVECATPGCEIKTA is encoded by the coding sequence ATGCGTAAATCACTGTTAGGAGAATGCCTTGCCGAATTTATTGGTGCAGGCCTTCTGATTTTCTTTGGTGCAGGTGTTGTCGCTGCTTTGGTTCTGGCAGGTGTTGACTTTGGTCAGTGGGAAATTTCTATTGTCTGGGGTCTGGGTGTTGCCATTGCCATTTATGTAACTGGCGGCGTTTCCGGTGCACACCTGAATCCGGCAGTGACTCTGGCGTTGGCCACATTCAAAGGCTTTGAGAAGCATAAGGTTCTGCCTTTCATCGCTGCACAGGTTCTGGGTGCTTTCTGTTCTGCTGCTCTGGTTTACTTCCTGTACAGCAGCCTGTTTGCCGATTTTGAGCTGGCGAATGGCATTATCCGCGGTTCAGAAGAAAGTCTGGCGACTGCGGGCATCTTCTCGACTTATGCCCACGCTTCACTGTCCAATGCTCAGGCGTTTGCAGTTGAATTCATGATTACTGCCGTATTGATGGCAGGCATTCTGGCTATTGGCGATGACAACAACGGTGTTTCCAACGGTGCCTTGTCTGCTCTGCTGATTGGTATTCTGATTGCCGTTATCGGTGCCTCTTTTGGTCCTCTGACCGGCTTTGCTATGAACCCTGCCCGTGACTTTGGTCCTAAGCTGTTCACCTTTATGGCCGGCTGGGGTGAAGTGGCTCTGACCGGTGCCCGCTCTAACCCTTACTTCTGGGTTCCAATTGTTGCGCCTATTACCGGTGCCATGGCGGGTGCATGGGCTTACATCAACCTGCTGGGCAAGCAAGTCGAGCCTGTTGAATGCGCAACTCCGGGCTGCGAAATCAAGACCGCTTAA
- the glpA gene encoding anaerobic glycerol-3-phosphate dehydrogenase subunit A, whose product MRQIETDVVIIGGGATGAGVLRDCAQRGMRAILVEKDDIANGTTGRNHGLLHSGARYAVTDQHSAVECIKENQILRKVAGHCIEETDGLFITLPEDELSFQDKFITSCHTAGIRAEALSPKEALRIEPNVNPELLGAVRVPDGTIDPFRLTASNILDAEEYGGRLMNYTQVTGLIIENGRVCGVHCINVKTGELIDIRALQVVNAAGIWGQQITEYADLSIRMFPAKGSLLIVDYRINSMVINRCRKPADADILVPGDTISLIGTTSEKIPYSEIENIRVNPNEVETLLAEGEKLCPIMAKTRVLRAYCGVRPLVSLGDDPSGRNISRGIVLVDHGQADALPGLITITGGKLMTYRLMAEMATDTVAKNLGNTKACATAEKPLPGANGKNAEVHAPQVSIPVSGSAKYRHGERAAKFLSDDKKQNAIICECEMVTRGEIEYAVNNLNAKDLVDLRRRTRIGMGPCQGEMCSCRAAGIVSEMTHSDNSENALDSIGEFLQERWKGVRPILWGDAMREADFSYWVYDNLLGYNQLQSIPTPVSEQLLTEQRLTEQFSTEQHRPVAVEAV is encoded by the coding sequence ATGAGACAAATAGAAACCGATGTCGTAATTATTGGCGGCGGTGCTACTGGCGCTGGAGTCCTGCGAGACTGTGCACAGCGCGGAATGCGTGCCATTCTGGTAGAAAAAGACGATATTGCGAACGGTACTACAGGCCGCAACCACGGTCTGCTTCATTCAGGTGCCCGCTATGCGGTTACCGACCAACACTCTGCGGTTGAATGCATCAAAGAAAACCAGATTCTGAGGAAAGTCGCCGGTCACTGTATTGAAGAGACCGACGGCCTGTTTATTACCCTGCCGGAAGATGAATTGTCCTTTCAGGACAAATTCATTACATCCTGCCACACCGCTGGCATTCGGGCAGAAGCGCTTAGTCCCAAAGAAGCACTGCGCATTGAGCCTAACGTTAACCCTGAACTGCTGGGTGCAGTTCGTGTTCCTGACGGCACCATTGATCCTTTCCGTCTGACCGCTTCCAACATTCTGGATGCTGAAGAATACGGCGGCCGCCTGATGAACTACACACAAGTCACCGGCCTGATTATCGAAAACGGCCGGGTTTGTGGTGTGCATTGCATCAATGTTAAAACCGGTGAGCTGATCGACATCCGGGCCCTGCAGGTGGTAAACGCTGCAGGTATCTGGGGACAGCAAATCACCGAATACGCCGACCTGTCGATCCGCATGTTCCCGGCAAAAGGCTCCCTGCTGATTGTTGACTATCGCATTAACAGCATGGTGATCAACCGTTGTCGTAAGCCGGCCGATGCAGACATTCTGGTTCCGGGCGATACCATCTCGCTGATTGGTACCACTTCCGAAAAAATTCCTTACAGCGAAATCGAAAATATTCGCGTCAATCCAAACGAAGTCGAAACGTTGCTGGCGGAAGGCGAGAAGCTTTGCCCGATCATGGCAAAAACCCGTGTATTACGTGCTTACTGTGGTGTTCGCCCACTGGTTTCACTGGGTGATGATCCATCCGGTCGTAACATCAGCCGTGGCATTGTTCTGGTTGACCATGGCCAAGCCGATGCCCTGCCAGGATTGATCACCATCACCGGCGGCAAGCTGATGACCTACCGTTTGATGGCTGAAATGGCCACCGACACTGTAGCCAAGAACTTGGGTAACACCAAAGCCTGTGCCACTGCAGAAAAACCCCTGCCCGGCGCCAACGGCAAAAACGCCGAGGTACATGCTCCACAGGTATCCATTCCGGTTTCCGGCTCTGCCAAATACCGCCATGGTGAACGTGCAGCAAAATTCCTGTCCGATGACAAGAAGCAGAATGCCATTATCTGCGAATGCGAAATGGTGACCCGCGGTGAAATTGAATACGCCGTTAATAATCTGAACGCAAAAGACCTGGTAGACCTGCGTCGTCGAACCCGTATTGGCATGGGTCCTTGTCAGGGAGAGATGTGCTCCTGTCGGGCGGCAGGCATTGTCAGTGAAATGACTCACTCCGATAATTCAGAAAATGCTCTGGACAGCATTGGTGAATTCCTGCAGGAACGCTGGAAAGGTGTCCGGCCGATTCTCTGGGGCGATGCCATGCGTGAAGCCGACTTCAGTTACTGGGTATACGACAACCTACTGGGTTACAACCAGCTGCAATCCATACCAACCCCGGTATCAGAACAACTGTTAACCGAGCAACGTTTAACCGAGCAATTTTCGACCGAACAGCATAGACCTGTCGCTGTGGAGGCTGTATGA